The Caldilineales bacterium sequence TCGGATTGAGGGTTGTAGAGTTCGATGTATTCGTCCAAGAGGTCGGCCTGGCCGTTGCCGTCGAAGTCGATGTCGCGCGGGCTGGGGAGGAATTCGTTGAGGACGACGAAGCCGGGCGGAGCCGGGGTGCGGATGGGGGTGGGCGAGGGGGTCGGGGAAGGGGTGCGGCTGGGGGTGCGGGTGGGGGTCGGCGTGCGGCTGGGGGTGGTGGTTGGCGTAGATGTGGGGGTGGAGGTGGCGGTGACGGTAGGGGTGGTCGGAGGCAAGTTGGGGCCGCCAGGGCTGGGAGGATAGCTTTCGGTCCACTCCCCGGCCCCGTCGCTGCTGCGCGACCAGGGGGTGTCGGGGTGCGTCCGCTCGTAGCTGAAGCTGTCGACCAGGGTCTGGCCGTCGGGCGCGAGCAGGCGGACAGCATCACCGTCGTTGTTCAGGGCCAACCCAGTGTCGCGGCGGAAGAGGAGGAGGAAGCCGTGGGCGGGGATGACGGTGTTGGCGGGCAGGGTGTGGGGGCTGCTGCCGCCCTCGGCGTCGTCCAGCCGCCAGCCGCCCAGGTCGATGGCTTCGGATTGAGGGTTGTAGAGCTCGATGTACTCGTCTTCGGCGTCGGCCACCCCGTTGCCGTCGAAGTCGATGGCGCGCGGGGCGGGCAGGAATTCGTTCAGGGCGACGAAGCCGGGCGGGACGGGTGAGCCGGTCGGCGAGGGAGTAGGCGTGGGGGTAGGGGTGGCGGTGGCCGGCGGAGGCAGGTTGGGGCCGCCAGGGCTGGGAGGATAGCTTTCGGTCCACTCCCCGGCCCCGTCGCTGCTGCGCGACCAAGGGATGTCGGGGTGCGTCCGCTCGTAGCTGAAGCTGTCGACCAGGGTCTGGCCGTCGGGCGCGAGCAGGCGGACAGCATCACCGTCGTTGTTCAGGGCCAACCCAGTGTCGCGGCGGAAGAGGAGGAGGAAGCCGTGGGCGGGGATGACGGTGTTGGCGGGCAGGGTGTGGGGGCTGCTGCCGCCCTCGGCGTCGTCCAGCCGCCAGCCGCCCAGGTCGATGGCTTCGGATTGAGGGTTGTAGAGCTCGATGTACTCGTCTTCGGCGTCGGCCACCCCGTTGCCGTCGAAGTCGATGGCGCGCGGGGCGGGCAGGAATTCGTTCAGGGCGACGAAGCCGGGCGGGACGGGTGAGCCGGTCGGCGAGGGAGTAGGCGTGGGGGTAGGGGTGGCGGTGGCCGGCGGAGGCAGGTTGGGGCCGCCAGGGCTGGGAGGATAGCTTTCGGTCCACTCCCCGGCCCCGTCGCTGCTGCGCGACCAAGGGATGTCGGGGTGCGTCCGCTCGTAGCTGAAGCTGTCGACCAGGGTCTGGCCGTCGGGCGCGAGCAGGCGGACAGCATCACCGTCGTTGTTCAGGGCCAGGCCGGTGTCGCGGCGGAAGAAGAGGAGGAAGCCGTGGGCGGGGATGACGGTGTTGGCGGGCAGGGTGTAGGGGCTGCTGCCGCCCTCGATGTCGTCCAGTCGCCAGCCGCCCAGGTCGATGGCTTCGGATTGGGGGTTGTAGAGTTCGATGTACTCGTCTTCGGCGTCGGCCACGCCGTTGCCGTCGAAGTCGATGGCTCGTGGCGCCGGCAGGAATTCGTTCAGGGCGACGAAGCCGGGCGGGGCGGGAGTGGCAGTTGGGGGAATGGGCGCCATCCAGAAGTCGTTGTCGGGGTAGCTGCCGGTGGGGAGGCCGCCAAAGCGGATCTGGTCAGGCGGACGGGCTTCGCCGTACAGGCTGCGGGCGCCGTTCCAGGTGTGCCCGCTGAGGGGAGCGGGGCGCAGGGTGTAGTAGCGGTAGAGGGCGGCGGCGGTGTCGTAGGTCAGAGAGTAGCTGCCATCGAAGCGGGTGTAGGCATTGGCCAGCCAGCGCACGGGGATGTTGGGATCATCGCCGCCGTAAAGCCCAATAGGTTGGTCGCGGATCACGAGACTTGTGGCCGGCGGCTGGCCCAGGTAGAGGTGGCCGCTGAGGGTGAGGACGGCGGGACGGTTGGATTGGCCGGGCGTGCGCGGATAACGATCTGTCCACTCGGGCGCGCCGTCGCCCGCGCGCGACCAGGAGACGTTGCTGAGGGCCGAACTGTAGGTGTGGCTGTCGCGCAGGTCGCCGTCGGGCGCGAACAGCCGCACGGAGTCGCCATCGTTGTTGAGGCCGAAGCTGCGCTGGACGAGAAAGACGCCGTTGGCAGCGATGACCGAACCGGCGGGCAGGGTGCAGGGGCTGCTCCCGCCCTCGCTGTCGTCGATCTGCCAGCCGCTGAGATCGACGGCGAAGCCGTTGCTGTTGAATAGCTCGACGTACTCCTCGCTTCCAACCGGCGGCGCGGGGAGGTATTCGTTGAGGAAGATGCCTTGCGGTGGCGGCGGCGGGGTGGGGGTGGCGGTGGGCGGGGCCGGGTTGAGTTGGCCAGGGCTTTGGGGCAGGTCGGTGCGCCAGCCGCCGACGCCGTCCGGGTAGCGCGACCAGGGGATGCCGCTGCCAGGGTTGGTGGCATAGCTGTGGCTGTCGCGCAGGTCGCCGTCGGGCGCGAACAGCCGCACGGAGTCGCCGTCGTTGTTGAGGCCGAAGCTGCGCTGGACGAGAAAGACGCCGTTGGCAGCGATGACCGAACCGGCGGGCAGGGTGTAGGGGCTGCTCCCGCCCTCGCTGTCGTCGATCTGCCAGCCGCTGAGATCGACGGCGAAGCCGTTGCTGTTGAATAGCTCGACGTACTCCTCGCTTCCAACCGGCGGGGCGGGCAGGTATTCGTTGAGGAAGATGCCTTGCGGTGGCGGCGGCGGGGTGGGGGTGGCGGTGGGCGGGGCCGGGTTGAGTTGGCCAGGGCTTTGGGGCAGGTCAGCCCGCCAGCCGCCGA is a genomic window containing:
- a CDS encoding lamin tail domain-containing protein, producing the protein LNPAPPTATPTPPPPPQGIFLNEYLPAPPVGSEEYVELFNSNGFAVDLSGWQIDDSEGGSSPYTLPAGSVIAANGVFLVQRSFGLNNDGDTARLFAPDGDLRDSHTYATNPGSGIPWSRYPDGVGGWRADLPQSPGQLNPAPPTATPTPPPPPQGIFLNEYLPAPPVGSEEYVELFNSNGFAVDLSGWQIDDSEGGSSPYTLPAGSVIAANGVFLVQRSFGLNNDGDSVRLFAPDGDLRDSHSYATNPGSGIPWSRYPDGVGGWRTDLPQSPGQLNPAPPTATPTPPPPPQGIFLNEYLPAPPVGSEEYVELFNSNGFAVDLSGWQIDDSEGGSSPCTLPAGSVIAANGVFLVQRSFGLNNDGDSVRLFAPDGDLRDSHTYSSALSNVSWSRAGDGAPEWTDRYPRTPGQSNRPAVLTLSGHLYLGQPPATSLVIRDQPIGLYGGDDPNIPVRWLANAYTRFDGSYSLTYDTAAALYRYYTLRPAPLSGHTWNGARSLYGEARPPDQIRFGGLPTGSYPDNDFWMAPIPPTATPAPPGFVALNEFLPAPRAIDFDGNGVADAEDEYIELYNPQSEAIDLGGWRLDDIEGGSSPYTLPANTVIPAHGFLLFFRRDTGLALNNDGDAVRLLAPDGQTLVDSFSYERTHPDIPWSRSSDGAGEWTESYPPSPGGPNLPPPATATPTPTPTPSPTGSPVPPGFVALNEFLPAPRAIDFDGNGVADAEDEYIELYNPQSEAIDLGGWRLDDAEGGSSPHTLPANTVIPAHGFLLLFRRDTGLALNNDGDAVRLLAPDGQTLVDSFSYERTHPDIPWSRSSDGAGEWTESYPPSPGGPNLPPPATATPTPTPTPSPTGSPVPPGFVALNEFLPAPRAIDFDGNGVADAEDEYIELYNPQSEAIDLGGWRLDDAEGGSSPHTLPANTVIPAHGFLLLFRRDTGLALNNDGDAVRLLAPDGQTLVDSFSYERTHPDTPWSRSSDGAGEWTESYPPSPGGPNLPPTTPTVTATSTPTSTPTTTPSRTPTPTRTPSRTPSPTPSPTPIRTPAPPGFVVLNEFLPSPRDIDFDGNGQADLLDEYIELYNPQSEAIDLGGWLLDDIDGGSRPFAIPEGTTLPAHGFLLFFRRQTGVALNNNEDAARLLAPDGLTEIDRKDYDHSGPDIPWSRSSDGGGEWTESYPPSPGGPNLAPTATPTPTPTPTATPTPTAAPPGFVTLNEILAFTGDIDFDGNGVADTDDEYIELFNPNSQALDLVGWLLDDEDGGSKPYRLPAETLLPAHGFLIFFRRDTGLALNNDGDAVRLLDPANNLIDSFIYARSHRDTPWSRSSDGAGEWTESYPPSPGSPNLAPTPTPTPTATVTPTVTPTPYPTPVDGAVALNELLPAPKTLDWNGDGVVNDNDEWIELYNGGDFVADLGGWRLWKGRIGPDGLPDGFYYQFPPGVLIPARGYLVLFRRQSRLSLPGLDGSLSLVRPDNRIADSFSWPQFPGYDRSFSRYPDGVGPWGVVDISLGLPNRPFPVPDPPRPPSSPAADAGLGVGLETIARAYELALDTRMTIEGQVTAPPGLFGPATLYLQDATAGIRLYLREGDYPAIALGDRLRATGYVRSFHGQREISIPGPSWVSWLGPGPKLRPRFVRTAQVGEAFEGQLLMVVGRAVGFRQSSFWLDDGSGQVQITVDPDLPWKRPFLPRGSTWAVVGVVSQYDQTYRLLPRYPADISGPPSLLPLTGGR